Proteins found in one Desulfovibrio legallii genomic segment:
- a CDS encoding DNA methyltransferase has product MAKTGQAKQIVENRRGDTFGGWPARTLLEAGDIPIAQIAELALREGQSSNPLYRVHRWFARRVGSQFRSILTALTLPPDKADTFWDTYLGKTSVHGAVVLDPFIGGGTSLVESMRCNARVIGFDIDPVATFITRFELAASRMEDHYPEIEQICNEVAQLITPLHRTMVDGVERDVLHHFWVQVKQCSNCQSDVELHPHFQLAYSKEKGLQWVFCKDCHAVHELPIERKVLHCSCGKRTTISAGTHGNGIMTCPTCKNTQKIAADDLDGAESPTWKLFAQEYLVGTGKNCTRHFKRVEEADQELYDRATRKLRMIGNGLLVPTRSIPREGRSDGRPLIHGIRHYADFFNDRQKLHLHLLGSAIGRVESDEARRCLELAFSEHLTTNCMYTAYAFGYRRTSPMFSIHSYRHITRPVELNPWQDGVGRGTFINTVRKISKAIAFSKAPQELHPEGTRVAYEDDFEREQACLGSVDDVLSGSATAAIETQSSEELHLLPDGSVDLVLTDPPYFDNLSYSELSDFYLAWHQALGIAPPPYDDNVTSAPILQNLAITRRSDEAIKGYQERLQQIFMECNRVLKPNGICVFTYHHKLASAWDALGTALLHSGLSVTKVLPMRGEGQGGLHTYDGTIKWDAVLVCRKKKGVIKRGVPVISETAFKDAVVEAESHFDALSAHKRIGFKIPDFTNLARALVVSRGFLGEADTSTRPMSDALKNIPTPGEL; this is encoded by the coding sequence ATGGCTAAAACAGGTCAGGCAAAGCAGATCGTTGAAAACCGCAGAGGTGACACCTTTGGCGGTTGGCCTGCCCGTACCCTGCTGGAGGCGGGCGACATTCCCATTGCCCAAATCGCCGAACTTGCCCTGCGTGAAGGACAGAGCTCGAATCCTTTGTATCGGGTCCACCGCTGGTTTGCTCGCCGGGTGGGCTCTCAGTTCCGTTCGATCCTCACCGCGTTGACCCTTCCTCCTGACAAGGCCGACACCTTTTGGGATACCTATCTCGGCAAAACCTCCGTGCATGGCGCTGTCGTTCTCGATCCCTTCATCGGCGGCGGGACAAGTTTGGTGGAGTCCATGCGCTGCAACGCCCGGGTGATTGGTTTTGATATCGACCCGGTCGCGACCTTTATTACCCGATTTGAGTTGGCCGCCTCCCGGATGGAGGATCACTACCCGGAAATCGAGCAGATTTGCAATGAGGTCGCCCAACTCATTACGCCGTTGCATCGGACCATGGTTGATGGTGTCGAACGGGATGTTCTTCATCATTTCTGGGTCCAGGTGAAGCAGTGCTCGAATTGCCAGAGCGATGTAGAGCTCCATCCCCATTTTCAACTGGCCTACTCCAAAGAGAAAGGTCTGCAGTGGGTATTCTGCAAGGACTGTCATGCAGTCCACGAATTGCCGATTGAACGCAAGGTGCTGCACTGCTCTTGCGGCAAGCGCACGACTATCAGCGCGGGCACGCACGGCAACGGGATCATGACCTGCCCGACCTGCAAGAACACACAGAAGATCGCAGCGGATGACCTTGACGGTGCCGAAAGCCCCACTTGGAAGCTCTTTGCCCAGGAGTATCTGGTCGGAACCGGCAAGAACTGCACAAGGCATTTCAAGCGCGTCGAAGAGGCGGACCAGGAATTGTACGACCGAGCCACCCGGAAGCTGCGGATGATCGGGAATGGCTTGCTTGTGCCGACGAGAAGCATTCCCCGCGAGGGGCGTTCGGATGGACGACCTCTGATCCACGGGATTCGGCATTACGCAGACTTTTTCAACGACCGGCAGAAGCTCCACCTGCACCTTCTCGGTTCGGCCATCGGCCGAGTGGAAAGCGATGAGGCGCGGCGCTGCCTTGAGCTGGCCTTCAGTGAACATCTCACCACGAACTGCATGTACACGGCCTATGCGTTTGGCTATCGCCGAACGAGCCCAATGTTCTCCATCCACTCATACCGGCACATCACTCGTCCGGTCGAACTGAACCCTTGGCAGGATGGCGTCGGACGGGGGACGTTCATCAACACGGTCCGGAAAATATCGAAGGCGATTGCCTTTTCCAAAGCGCCCCAGGAGCTGCATCCGGAAGGCACCAGAGTTGCTTATGAAGATGATTTCGAGCGCGAACAAGCCTGCCTTGGCTCTGTCGATGATGTATTGAGCGGCAGCGCCACGGCGGCGATTGAAACCCAGTCTTCCGAGGAACTCCATTTACTACCGGACGGCTCAGTGGATCTCGTGCTGACCGATCCGCCGTATTTCGACAATCTGAGCTACTCGGAACTCTCGGACTTCTACTTGGCCTGGCATCAGGCTTTGGGAATCGCACCGCCCCCGTATGACGACAACGTCACTTCGGCTCCGATACTGCAGAACCTGGCCATCACGCGACGGTCCGATGAAGCCATCAAGGGATACCAGGAGCGGCTTCAGCAGATTTTCATGGAATGCAACCGAGTGCTCAAGCCGAACGGGATCTGCGTGTTCACCTACCACCATAAACTTGCATCGGCATGGGATGCTCTCGGCACGGCTCTGCTTCATTCGGGACTCTCGGTAACCAAGGTTCTGCCCATGCGTGGCGAAGGCCAAGGAGGCCTTCACACTTACGATGGCACCATCAAGTGGGACGCGGTGCTGGTCTGCCGCAAGAAGAAAGGCGTCATCAAGAGGGGCGTTCCGGTCATCAGCGAAACCGCCTTCAAAGACGCTGTCGTGGAGGCGGAATCTCACTTTGATGCCTTGTCCGCCCATAAACGGATCGGCTTCAAAATTCCTGATTTCACTAATTTGGCTCGGGCGTTGGTCGTCAGTAGAGGTTTTTTAGGCGAGGCGGATACCAGCACACGACCGATGTCGGATGCATTGAAGAACATACCAACCCCGGGAGAGTTGTGA
- a CDS encoding type I restriction endonuclease subunit R, translated as MFNEENTVEQMVLDTLCGSVTSNMVAEELASYGGELKGWRFVAAEELPRQHSDVLVESMVRDALIRLNPEIKAQPDRADEVLYRLRTIPLSVQSEGLVRANELFAEWLRGEKSMPFGERGEHTPVRLIDFENLSNNDYVVTNQWVYPVKEGGRRFDIIMLVNGIPVVVGEAKTPVRPAVTWVDGASDIHNGYEQSVPQMFVPNVLSFATEGKCYRYGSVRMPIDIWGPWHEGNNKAEGTLADVQRSIRSMLRPHVVLDILQNFTLFATDKKHRRIKIICRYQQYEGANLMVARVVKGYPKKGLIWHFQGSGKSLLMVFAAQKLRMHRKLGNPTVMIVVDRIDLDTQITATFNAADIPNMIGAATRQELQSLLAADTRKIIITTIHKFGEADGRLNERSNIIVMVDEAHRTQEGDLGRKMRDALPNAFLFGLTGTPINKRDRNTFWAFGADEDEQGYMSRYSFQDSIRDKATLPLHFEAVDVKLKINKDAIDEAYSQMTDELSELDRDDLAKRAAKMAVLIKAPARVNAICQHIVKHFQEKVEPNGFKAQVVTFDRECCVLYKKAMDELVGPEASAIVMHTQGGKSDDYAEWKLAKDEEEKLLDRFRDPNDPLKFLIVTSKLLTGFDAPILQVMYLDKPMKDHNLLQAICRTNRVYPGKTHGLIVDYLGIFDDVATALDFDEKAVQKVITNLDDLKKELPGVVARCLAFFPGVDRTVGGYEGLIVAQDCLPDNETRDKFAAEYSVLSRLWEALSPDPCLGPYEKDYKWLTQVYESVKPPSGNGKLLWHALGAKTIELVHENVHLETVRDDLDTLVMDAEVLEGLLDAKDPDKKSKEIEIKLIARLRKHKDNPKFVALGERLEKLKERHEQGLLHSLDFLKELLTLAKEVVQAEKQVDPVDEQAKAKAALTELFAEVKNGKTPMVIERIVTDIDEIVRLVRFPGWQNTKAGEREVQKALRKVIYVKYQVKDQDLFDKAFGYIRQYY; from the coding sequence ATGTTTAACGAAGAAAACACGGTCGAACAGATGGTTCTCGACACGCTCTGCGGCAGCGTGACTTCGAACATGGTTGCCGAAGAGCTTGCCAGTTATGGCGGCGAGCTCAAAGGCTGGCGCTTCGTTGCCGCTGAAGAGCTGCCGCGCCAGCACTCCGACGTGCTGGTGGAGTCGATGGTGCGCGACGCCCTCATCCGCCTGAACCCGGAAATCAAGGCCCAGCCCGACCGGGCCGACGAGGTGCTCTACCGCCTGCGGACCATTCCGCTGTCGGTGCAGAGCGAAGGCCTGGTGCGGGCCAACGAACTGTTTGCCGAATGGCTGCGGGGCGAGAAGTCCATGCCTTTCGGCGAGCGCGGCGAGCATACGCCGGTGCGCCTGATCGACTTTGAGAATCTCAGCAACAACGATTACGTGGTCACCAACCAGTGGGTCTATCCAGTCAAGGAAGGTGGCCGCCGCTTCGACATCATTATGCTGGTCAACGGTATCCCGGTGGTGGTCGGCGAGGCCAAGACGCCAGTGCGCCCGGCGGTGACCTGGGTGGACGGGGCCAGCGACATCCACAACGGCTACGAACAGAGCGTACCGCAGATGTTCGTGCCCAACGTCCTCTCCTTTGCCACCGAAGGTAAGTGCTACCGCTACGGCTCGGTGCGCATGCCCATTGATATCTGGGGGCCGTGGCACGAGGGAAACAACAAGGCCGAGGGGACGCTGGCGGACGTGCAGCGCTCCATCCGCTCCATGCTGCGCCCCCATGTGGTGCTGGACATCCTGCAGAATTTCACCCTCTTCGCCACCGACAAGAAGCACCGGCGTATCAAGATCATCTGCCGCTATCAGCAGTACGAAGGCGCTAACCTGATGGTGGCCCGCGTGGTCAAGGGCTACCCCAAGAAGGGCCTGATCTGGCATTTCCAGGGCTCAGGCAAGTCGCTTCTGATGGTATTCGCGGCGCAGAAGCTGCGGATGCATCGCAAGCTCGGCAACCCCACGGTGATGATCGTGGTGGACCGCATCGACCTGGACACCCAGATCACCGCCACCTTCAACGCCGCAGATATTCCGAACATGATCGGCGCAGCCACCCGGCAAGAACTGCAAAGCCTGCTGGCGGCAGATACGCGCAAGATCATCATCACCACCATTCACAAGTTCGGCGAGGCGGACGGCCGCCTGAACGAGCGTTCGAACATCATCGTGATGGTGGACGAGGCGCACCGTACCCAGGAAGGCGACTTGGGGCGCAAGATGCGCGACGCGCTGCCTAACGCCTTTCTCTTTGGTCTGACCGGTACGCCGATCAACAAGCGGGACCGCAACACCTTCTGGGCCTTCGGCGCGGACGAGGATGAGCAGGGCTATATGAGCCGCTACTCGTTCCAGGACTCGATCCGGGACAAGGCCACGCTGCCGCTGCATTTCGAGGCGGTGGACGTGAAGCTGAAAATCAACAAGGACGCCATTGACGAAGCCTACTCCCAGATGACCGATGAGCTGAGCGAGCTGGATCGTGACGACCTGGCCAAGCGGGCCGCCAAAATGGCGGTGCTGATCAAGGCCCCGGCACGGGTGAACGCCATCTGCCAGCACATCGTCAAGCACTTCCAGGAGAAGGTGGAGCCGAACGGCTTCAAAGCCCAGGTGGTGACCTTCGACCGTGAATGCTGCGTGCTCTACAAGAAGGCCATGGACGAGTTGGTCGGTCCGGAGGCCAGCGCCATCGTCATGCACACCCAGGGTGGAAAGTCCGACGATTACGCGGAATGGAAACTGGCCAAGGACGAGGAGGAAAAGCTCCTCGACCGATTCCGCGATCCGAACGACCCGCTCAAGTTCCTGATCGTCACTTCCAAGCTGCTGACCGGTTTCGATGCGCCGATTCTGCAGGTGATGTACCTCGACAAGCCGATGAAGGATCACAACCTGCTGCAGGCCATCTGCCGCACCAACCGTGTCTACCCCGGCAAGACCCATGGCTTGATCGTGGATTACCTCGGCATCTTCGATGACGTGGCCACGGCCCTCGATTTCGATGAAAAGGCGGTGCAGAAGGTCATCACCAACCTGGATGACCTCAAGAAAGAGCTGCCCGGCGTGGTGGCGAGATGCCTGGCGTTCTTCCCTGGCGTGGACCGTACCGTCGGCGGCTACGAGGGGCTGATCGTGGCGCAGGATTGCCTGCCGGATAACGAGACCCGGGACAAGTTCGCGGCGGAATACTCGGTGCTCTCCCGTCTGTGGGAGGCGCTGTCTCCCGATCCCTGTCTCGGTCCCTATGAAAAGGACTACAAGTGGCTGACCCAGGTCTATGAGTCGGTGAAGCCGCCGAGCGGCAATGGCAAGCTGCTCTGGCACGCCCTGGGGGCCAAGACCATCGAACTGGTGCATGAGAACGTGCATCTGGAGACGGTACGCGACGATCTGGACACCCTGGTGATGGACGCCGAGGTACTCGAAGGGCTGCTCGATGCCAAGGACCCGGACAAGAAATCCAAGGAAATCGAGATCAAGCTCATCGCCCGCCTGCGCAAGCACAAGGACAATCCGAAGTTTGTCGCCCTGGGCGAGCGCCTCGAAAAGCTCAAAGAGCGGCACGAACAGGGTTTGCTCCACAGCCTCGATTTCCTCAAGGAGCTGCTGACCCTGGCCAAGGAGGTCGTCCAGGCCGAGAAGCAGGTGGACCCGGTCGATGAACAGGCCAAGGCCAAAGCGGCCCTGACCGAACTGTTCGCCGAGGTGAAGAACGGCAAGACGCCGATGGTGATCGAGCGGATCGTGACCGACATCGACGAGATTGTGCGCTTAGTCCGGTTCCCCGGCTGGCAAAACACCAAAGCTGGAGAGCGCGAGGTCCAGAAGGCCCTGCGCAAGGTGATTTACGTGAAGTACCAGGTCAAGGACCAGGATCTGTTCGACAAGGCGTTCGGATATATCCGGCAGTACTACTGA
- a CDS encoding restriction endonuclease subunit S produces the protein MSAQSLKPGWKMVKFGDIAQNVAVRVDPADAKTDVYVGLEHLDPSTLHLRQWGQPSDVTGQKLAFKKGDVIFGRRRAYQRKLAVAEFDGICSAHAMVVRAKPKMILPEFLPFFLQSDMFMERAIEISVGSLSPTINWKTLKVQEFPLPPLDEQKRIAEILWAADETMEFFAKAYLHCETMQGALIDDLIIKNNSHQNFIALGKLIHGKPQYGANAPASEFQNDGLRYIRITDINSNGLLNQEEKVGVRLGNDDEEKYLLMHGDVLFARTGNTVGKVYLHSEQNEKCVYAGYLVRFKPNTKKLLPDYLFLFTRSSYYKKWLDNTVRVGAQPNINGQEYSTLPIFLPPIETQIQLVEKSKTIGSVKGEVLRHIASVRRLSKALMEGYEHREGAAHV, from the coding sequence ATGAGTGCGCAATCCCTGAAGCCCGGCTGGAAGATGGTCAAGTTTGGCGACATCGCCCAGAACGTTGCTGTGCGGGTGGACCCTGCCGATGCCAAGACTGATGTCTATGTCGGGCTGGAGCATCTCGATCCCAGCACGCTTCATCTGCGCCAGTGGGGGCAGCCTTCAGATGTCACCGGACAGAAGCTGGCCTTCAAGAAGGGCGATGTGATTTTCGGCCGCCGCCGTGCGTATCAGCGCAAACTCGCCGTGGCGGAGTTCGATGGCATCTGCTCGGCCCATGCCATGGTCGTCCGTGCAAAGCCCAAGATGATTCTGCCGGAGTTTTTGCCGTTCTTCCTGCAATCCGACATGTTCATGGAGCGAGCCATCGAAATATCGGTGGGCTCGCTTTCGCCGACGATCAACTGGAAAACGCTGAAAGTGCAGGAATTTCCGCTGCCGCCGCTTGATGAACAGAAGCGCATTGCCGAGATCTTGTGGGCGGCGGATGAGACTATGGAATTTTTTGCGAAGGCATACTTGCATTGTGAAACTATGCAAGGAGCATTGATTGATGACTTGATCATAAAAAACAACAGTCATCAAAATTTTATAGCTCTAGGTAAGTTAATCCATGGAAAGCCACAATATGGCGCAAATGCGCCAGCAAGTGAATTCCAGAATGACGGCCTTCGATATATTCGAATAACGGACATAAACTCAAATGGCCTTTTAAATCAGGAAGAAAAGGTTGGGGTTCGCCTTGGTAATGATGATGAAGAAAAATACCTACTGATGCATGGTGACGTTTTGTTTGCTCGAACCGGAAACACAGTTGGTAAGGTTTATCTGCATTCAGAACAAAATGAGAAGTGTGTTTATGCAGGTTACCTCGTAAGGTTTAAGCCTAACACCAAAAAACTTCTACCAGACTACTTGTTTCTATTCACGCGTTCTAGTTATTACAAAAAATGGCTAGACAACACTGTAAGGGTTGGTGCCCAGCCAAATATTAATGGGCAAGAATACTCTACATTGCCAATTTTTCTTCCGCCCATAGAGACGCAGATTCAACTTGTTGAGAAATCAAAAACAATCGGATCTGTAAAAGGGGAGGTTTTAAGGCATATTGCAAGCGTACGGAGGCTTTCCAAAGCTCTAATGGAAGGCTATGAACATCGGGAGGGAGCCGCCCATGTTTAA